A region from the uncultured Stenotrophomonas sp. genome encodes:
- the rlmB gene encoding 23S rRNA (Gm2251)-methyltransferase (Evidence 2a : Function of homologous gene experimentally demonstrated in an other organism; PubMedId : 11698387, 12377117; Product type e : enzyme), which yields MSKQNQWIVGVNAVASSIEKDAENVREVLIEAGSKNPRLVEIEENALRKGIDVRKVNAQALGGVAGQVRHQGVAARYAAAKLWGENELQGLVEAAEGKALVLVLDEVQDPHNLGACLRSAAAAGVTAVVIPKDKSAPVNATVRKTSAGAADRIPVVAVTNLSRCLKDMQKLGVWIYGLAGEAQQTLHQLDLRGNVALVMGGEADGLRRLTRETCDGLVRIPMPGDIESLNVSVATGVALFEAVRQRLS from the coding sequence AATGGATCGTCGGCGTCAACGCCGTGGCCTCGTCGATCGAGAAGGACGCCGAGAACGTCCGTGAAGTATTGATCGAAGCCGGCAGCAAGAACCCGCGCTTGGTCGAGATCGAAGAGAACGCGCTGCGCAAGGGCATCGACGTGCGCAAGGTCAACGCGCAGGCGCTGGGCGGCGTGGCCGGGCAGGTGCGCCACCAGGGCGTGGCCGCGCGTTATGCCGCGGCCAAGCTGTGGGGCGAGAACGAACTGCAGGGCCTGGTCGAAGCGGCCGAGGGCAAGGCGCTGGTGCTGGTGCTGGACGAGGTACAGGACCCGCACAACCTCGGTGCCTGCCTGCGCAGCGCGGCGGCCGCCGGGGTCACCGCAGTGGTGATTCCCAAAGACAAGAGCGCGCCGGTCAACGCCACCGTGCGCAAGACCAGTGCCGGCGCCGCCGACCGCATCCCGGTGGTGGCGGTGACCAACCTGTCGCGTTGTTTGAAGGACATGCAGAAGCTGGGTGTGTGGATCTACGGACTGGCCGGCGAAGCGCAGCAGACCCTGCACCAGCTCGACCTGCGCGGCAACGTCGCGCTGGTGATGGGCGGCGAGGCCGATGGCCTGCGCCGGTTGACCCGCGAAACCTGCGACGGGCTGGTGCGCATCCCGATGCCGGGCGACATCGAGAGCCTGAACGTGTCGGTGGCCACCGGCGTGGCGCTGTTCGAGGCGGTGCGGCAGCGGTTGAGTTGA
- the pstA gene encoding phosphate transporter subunit; membrane component of ABC superfamily (Evidence 2a : Function of homologous gene experimentally demonstrated in an other organism; PubMedId : 1447208, 2993631, 3881386; Product type t : transporter), whose protein sequence is MSATLKTAEALYLRRRATNALALLLACATALFGLFFLGWLLWTLLAKGLPGINLDLFTRMTPPPMQEGGLLNAFFGSAVMCALAIAIGTPLGVAAGTWLAEYGNARKAGTVVRFVNDILLSAPSIVLGLFVYTLYVMQTGGNFSAFAGALSLTFIVLPVVIRTTDEMLRLVPVQMREAALALGVPQWKVIMQVLYRSAMAGIVTGVLLALARISGETAPLLFTAFGNQYWNSNVFQPMASVPVVMNQFAGSPYESWQVLAWAGALVLTVFVLLVSLSARGLLLRNRIPND, encoded by the coding sequence ATGTCCGCCACCCTGAAAACCGCCGAGGCGCTGTACCTGCGCCGCCGCGCCACCAATGCGTTGGCACTGCTGCTGGCCTGCGCCACCGCACTGTTCGGCCTGTTCTTCCTCGGCTGGCTCCTGTGGACGCTGCTGGCCAAGGGCCTGCCCGGCATCAACCTCGACCTGTTCACCAGGATGACACCGCCGCCGATGCAGGAAGGCGGCCTGCTCAACGCCTTCTTCGGCAGCGCGGTGATGTGCGCGCTGGCCATCGCCATCGGCACCCCGCTGGGCGTGGCCGCCGGCACCTGGCTGGCCGAGTACGGCAACGCGCGCAAGGCCGGCACCGTGGTGCGTTTCGTCAACGACATCCTGCTGTCGGCACCGTCCATCGTGCTCGGCCTGTTCGTCTACACCCTGTACGTGATGCAGACCGGCGGCAACTTCTCGGCGTTCGCCGGCGCGCTGTCACTGACCTTCATCGTGCTGCCGGTGGTGATCCGCACCACTGACGAGATGCTGCGGCTGGTGCCGGTGCAGATGCGCGAGGCGGCGCTGGCGCTGGGCGTGCCGCAGTGGAAGGTGATCATGCAGGTGCTGTACCGCAGCGCGATGGCCGGCATCGTCACCGGCGTGCTGCTGGCGCTGGCCCGCATCTCCGGCGAGACCGCGCCGCTGCTGTTCACCGCCTTCGGCAACCAGTACTGGAACAGCAACGTGTTCCAGCCGATGGCATCGGTGCCGGTGGTGATGAACCAGTTCGCCGGCAGCCCCTACGAATCGTGGCAGGTGCTGGCCTGGGCCGGTGCACTGGTGCTGACCGTGTTCGTGCTGCTGGTCAGCCTCTCCGCCCGCGGCCTGCTGCTGCGCAACCGCATTCCGAACGACTGA
- the nth gene encoding endonuclease III DNA glycosylase/apyrimidinic (AP) lyase (Evidence 2a : Function of homologous gene experimentally demonstrated in an other organism; Product type e : enzyme), translating to MTGTEVREMFTRLRELNPHPTTELEYDSPFELLVAVTLSAQATDVGVNKATRKLFPVANTAQAILALGEEGLKRYISTIGLYNAKAKNVIAACAILVEKHDGQVPADRAALEALPGVGRKTANVVLNTAFGEPTMAVDTHIFRVANRTGLAPGKDVRAVEDGLLKVIPEDFLQDAHHWLILHGRYVCKARKPDCPQCVIRDLCHYRDKIEG from the coding sequence ATGACCGGCACCGAAGTGCGCGAGATGTTCACCCGCCTGCGCGAGCTCAACCCGCACCCGACCACGGAGCTGGAATACGACTCGCCGTTCGAATTGCTGGTGGCGGTGACGCTATCGGCGCAGGCCACCGACGTCGGCGTGAACAAGGCCACGCGCAAACTGTTCCCGGTGGCCAACACTGCGCAGGCCATCCTCGCGCTGGGCGAGGAAGGGCTGAAGCGCTACATCTCCACCATCGGCCTGTACAACGCCAAGGCGAAGAACGTGATCGCCGCCTGCGCGATCCTCGTCGAGAAACACGATGGCCAGGTACCGGCCGACCGCGCCGCACTGGAAGCCCTGCCCGGCGTCGGCCGCAAGACCGCCAACGTGGTGCTCAACACCGCCTTCGGCGAGCCGACGATGGCGGTGGACACGCACATTTTCCGCGTCGCCAACCGTACCGGGCTGGCGCCGGGCAAGGACGTGCGCGCGGTGGAGGACGGCTTGCTGAAAGTGATCCCCGAGGATTTCTTGCAGGACGCGCACCACTGGTTGATCCTGCATGGCCGCTACGTGTGCAAGGCACGCAAGCCGGACTGCCCGCAATGCGTGATCCGCGACCTGTGCCATTACAGGGACAAGATCGAGGGCTGA
- a CDS encoding conserved exported hypothetical protein (Evidence 4 : Homologs of previously reported genes of unknown function): MRHSLLAAALIAALGSTTAFDAAAADTTELAELKAQLAALQAKVAELETRTDAQSDINVGTQQNIESITSTTPKVETKGGIKITSPDKKFEASLGGRIHFDAYAFDRDLAATTGTSEFRRARLTLAGKAYGWDYKVEQDFSAGSNLDGLRDAYIARSALGGKVTIGHFKPYRSMEELTSSNEILMMERPFASATGLFSGRQFQQGIGYQRAGDSYTAGFTVFNLRGASGSRNEGMGASGRVTFAPINNDFNTLHFGGWASLEDANQGSADLTATANYAGRRGPAQAIAATTGASRNTVTAYGLEAAGSFGPLFFQGEYVNATFGQPQGRDQDVTTWYLQGSWLLNGGHKGYKAATGVFASPKVDKRGLWELTARYDSIENKDLLDREATSTILGVNYYVNPSLRFMFNYTMGENEVTGDETRQYALRTQFSW; this comes from the coding sequence ATGCGTCATTCCCTTCTCGCCGCCGCGTTGATCGCGGCTCTGGGCAGTACCACCGCTTTCGACGCCGCGGCCGCCGACACCACCGAATTGGCGGAGCTGAAGGCCCAGCTGGCCGCGTTGCAGGCCAAGGTGGCCGAGCTGGAGACGCGCACCGATGCGCAGTCGGACATCAATGTCGGTACCCAGCAGAACATCGAGAGCATCACCAGCACCACGCCGAAGGTGGAGACCAAGGGCGGCATCAAGATCACCTCGCCGGACAAGAAGTTCGAAGCCTCGCTCGGCGGCCGCATCCATTTCGACGCCTATGCCTTCGACCGCGATCTTGCCGCCACCACCGGCACCAGCGAATTCCGCCGTGCGCGCCTGACCCTGGCCGGCAAGGCCTACGGCTGGGACTACAAGGTGGAACAGGATTTCTCTGCCGGTAGCAACCTCGACGGCCTGCGTGATGCCTACATCGCCCGTTCGGCGCTGGGCGGCAAGGTCACCATCGGCCACTTCAAGCCGTACCGTTCGATGGAGGAACTGACCAGTTCCAACGAAATCCTGATGATGGAGCGTCCCTTCGCCTCGGCTACCGGCCTGTTCAGCGGCCGCCAGTTCCAGCAGGGCATCGGCTACCAGCGCGCCGGCGACAGCTACACCGCCGGTTTCACCGTGTTCAACCTGCGCGGGGCCTCCGGCAGCCGCAACGAGGGCATGGGCGCCTCGGGCCGGGTGACCTTCGCGCCGATCAACAACGATTTCAATACGCTGCACTTCGGCGGCTGGGCCAGCCTGGAAGATGCCAATCAGGGTTCGGCGGATTTGACCGCCACCGCCAATTACGCGGGGCGTCGCGGCCCGGCGCAGGCCATTGCCGCCACCACCGGCGCCAGCCGCAACACCGTCACCGCCTATGGCCTGGAAGCGGCTGGTTCGTTCGGGCCGCTGTTCTTCCAGGGCGAGTACGTCAACGCCACCTTCGGCCAGCCGCAAGGCCGCGACCAGGACGTGACCACCTGGTACCTGCAGGGCAGCTGGCTGCTCAACGGCGGCCACAAGGGCTACAAGGCGGCCACCGGCGTGTTCGCCTCGCCGAAGGTGGACAAGAGGGGCCTGTGGGAGCTGACCGCCCGCTACGACAGCATCGAGAACAAGGACCTGCTCGACCGCGAGGCCACCAGCACGATCCTTGGCGTGAACTACTACGTCAACCCGAGCCTGCGCTTCATGTTCAACTACACGATGGGCGAGAACGAAGTGACCGGCGACGAAACCAGGCAGTACGCGCTGCGCACCCAGTTCAGCTGGTAA
- the pstS gene encoding phosphate transporter subunit; periplasmic-binding component of ABC superfamily (Evidence 2a : Function of homologous gene experimentally demonstrated in an other organism; PubMedId : 2215649, 6321434, 6365894, 9228942, 9298646, 9671506; Product type t : transporter): MNATFKTRVAAALIAAASSLSLAHANDVTGAGASFIYPVMSKWSADYKTATGKQVNYQSIGSGGGIAQIKAATVDFGSSDAPLKPEELAKYGLAQFPSVIGGVVPVVNVAGIAPGALKLDGPTLAGIFLGKIGKWNDPAIAALNAGLTLPDQKITVVHRSDGSGTTFNFVNYLSKVSADWKNSVGEGTSVQWPAGIGGKGNEGVAAYVKQIKGGIGYVELSYALQNRLSHASLKNAAGRFVQPSDETFAAAAASANWGASRDFYLVMTNAPGDNAWPITATNFILMHKQPKNAAGARNAKAFFQWIYANGDGQARQLDYVPLPDTLVRQIETYWQQNLRY, translated from the coding sequence GTGAACGCCACGTTCAAGACCCGCGTTGCCGCCGCCCTCATCGCGGCCGCATCCTCGCTCTCCCTCGCCCATGCCAACGACGTGACCGGCGCGGGCGCCTCCTTCATCTACCCGGTGATGTCCAAGTGGTCGGCCGACTACAAGACCGCCACCGGCAAGCAGGTGAACTACCAGTCGATCGGCTCCGGCGGCGGCATCGCGCAGATCAAGGCGGCCACCGTGGACTTCGGCTCCTCCGACGCCCCGCTCAAGCCGGAAGAACTGGCCAAGTACGGCCTGGCCCAGTTCCCGTCGGTGATCGGCGGCGTGGTGCCGGTGGTCAACGTGGCCGGCATCGCCCCGGGCGCGCTGAAACTGGATGGCCCGACGCTGGCCGGCATCTTCCTCGGCAAGATCGGCAAATGGAACGACCCGGCCATCGCCGCGCTGAACGCCGGCCTGACCTTGCCCGACCAGAAGATCACCGTGGTGCACCGCTCCGACGGCTCGGGCACCACCTTCAACTTCGTCAACTACCTGTCCAAGGTCAGCGCCGACTGGAAGAACAGCGTGGGCGAAGGCACCTCGGTGCAGTGGCCGGCCGGCATCGGCGGCAAGGGCAACGAAGGCGTGGCCGCCTACGTGAAGCAGATCAAGGGCGGCATCGGCTACGTCGAACTGTCCTATGCCTTGCAGAACCGCCTGTCGCATGCGTCGCTGAAGAACGCCGCCGGCCGCTTCGTGCAGCCATCCGACGAAACCTTCGCCGCCGCTGCCGCCAGCGCCAACTGGGGCGCGAGCCGCGACTTCTATTTGGTGATGACCAATGCCCCGGGCGACAACGCCTGGCCGATCACCGCCACCAACTTCATCCTGATGCACAAGCAGCCGAAGAACGCCGCCGGCGCGCGCAACGCCAAGGCCTTCTTCCAGTGGATCTACGCCAATGGCGACGGGCAGGCCCGCCAGCTCGACTACGTGCCGCTGCCGGACACGCTGGTGCGCCAGATCGAGACCTACTGGCAGCAGAACCTGCGCTACTGA
- the pstB gene encoding phosphate transporter subunit; ATP-binding component of ABC superfamily (Evidence 2a : Function of homologous gene experimentally demonstrated in an other organism; PubMedId : 2993631, 3881386, 8682808; Product type t : transporter), translated as MNDLTNAVPMQRISVPAAHQGLDAPAPVKLAARGLDFYYDKFHALKDIHLEIPEKRVTALIGPSGCGKSTLLRIFNRIYALYPKLEARGEVLLDGENILSPKYPMNRLRSKVGMVFQKPVPFPMTIFENVAYGIRHHEKLSKADMNDRVEHALRQGALWDEVKDKLGQSALGLSGGQQQRLCIARAVALKPDVLLLDEPTSALDPISTSRIEQLVEELKNDYTIAIVTHNMQQAARVSDYTAFMYLGDLIEHDRTEVIFSNPSKQQTEDYITGRFG; from the coding sequence ATGAACGACCTCACCAACGCCGTGCCGATGCAGCGCATCAGCGTGCCCGCCGCGCACCAGGGCCTGGACGCACCGGCACCGGTCAAGCTCGCCGCACGCGGGCTGGACTTCTACTACGACAAGTTCCATGCGCTGAAGGACATCCATCTGGAAATCCCGGAAAAGCGCGTCACCGCGCTGATCGGCCCGTCCGGCTGCGGCAAATCCACCCTGCTGCGCATCTTCAACCGCATCTACGCGCTGTATCCGAAGCTGGAAGCACGCGGCGAGGTGCTGCTGGACGGCGAGAACATCCTCTCGCCGAAGTACCCGATGAACCGCCTGCGCTCGAAGGTGGGCATGGTGTTCCAGAAACCGGTGCCGTTCCCGATGACCATCTTCGAGAACGTGGCCTACGGCATCCGCCACCACGAGAAGCTGTCCAAGGCCGACATGAACGACCGCGTCGAGCATGCGCTGCGCCAAGGCGCGTTGTGGGACGAGGTGAAGGACAAGCTCGGCCAGAGCGCGCTGGGCCTGTCCGGTGGCCAGCAACAGCGTTTGTGCATCGCCCGCGCGGTGGCGCTCAAGCCCGACGTGCTGCTGCTGGACGAGCCGACCTCGGCGCTGGACCCGATCTCCACCAGCCGCATCGAGCAGCTGGTCGAGGAATTGAAGAACGACTACACCATCGCCATCGTCACCCACAACATGCAGCAGGCCGCGCGCGTGAGCGACTACACCGCCTTCATGTACCTGGGCGACCTGATCGAGCACGACCGCACCGAAGTGATCTTCTCCAATCCCTCAAAGCAGCAGACCGAGGACTACATCACCGGGCGCTTCGGGTGA
- a CDS encoding hypothetical protein (Evidence 5 : No homology to any previously reported sequences): protein MAIGDWEKQAEASVFPIANHDPNKKARIT from the coding sequence TTGGCGATTGGCGATTGGGAAAAGCAGGCTGAGGCATCCGTTTTTCCAATTGCCAATCACGACCCCAACAAAAAAGCGCGGATCACTTGA
- a CDS encoding Phosphate-specific transport system accessory protein PhoU homolog (modular protein), with translation MNLPNDHIVKSYDEEQNRLVAEIVRMGEMSVAQLEAALDVIERRDEKAARRIVANDEAIDTLEQQISHDVMRLALRGPMARDLREILAGLRIPADIERIGDYAANVAKRSIALAMVPPMPQVQGLRALGRLAAQQVQRALVAYRDNDADAALALRQDDARLDAQYTALFRELLTYMMEDPRNITPCTHLLFMAKNLERIGDHVDDPFGDVHCPRARTHRRPRHQHRRERVVPGARRRPAAAAREARRDQLVGSRLRGAT, from the coding sequence ATGAACCTCCCCAACGACCACATCGTGAAAAGCTACGACGAAGAACAGAACCGCCTGGTGGCCGAGATCGTGCGCATGGGCGAAATGTCCGTCGCCCAGCTCGAAGCCGCGCTGGACGTGATCGAACGCCGTGACGAGAAGGCCGCCCGGCGCATCGTCGCCAACGACGAGGCCATCGACACGCTGGAACAGCAGATCAGCCATGACGTGATGCGCCTGGCGCTGCGCGGGCCGATGGCGCGCGACCTGCGCGAGATCCTCGCCGGGCTGCGCATCCCGGCCGACATCGAGCGCATCGGCGATTACGCCGCCAACGTCGCCAAGCGTTCCATCGCGCTGGCCATGGTGCCACCGATGCCGCAGGTACAAGGCCTGCGCGCCCTCGGCCGGCTCGCCGCGCAGCAGGTACAGCGCGCGCTGGTGGCCTACCGCGACAACGACGCCGACGCCGCGCTGGCGCTGCGCCAGGACGACGCGCGGCTGGACGCGCAGTACACCGCGCTGTTCCGCGAGCTGCTCACCTACATGATGGAAGACCCGCGCAACATCACCCCGTGCACGCATCTGCTGTTCATGGCCAAGAACCTCGAACGCATCGGCGACCATGTAGATGATCCGTTCGGCGATGTTCATTGCCCGCGCGCTCGAACGCATCGGCGACCACGCCACCAACATCGCCGAGAACGTGTGGTTCCTGGTGCACGGCGACGCCCCGCTGCCGCCGCGCGAGAAGCGCGACGAGACCAGCTCGTTGGATCACGCCTGAGAGGCGCGACTTGA
- the pstC gene encoding phosphate transporter subunit; membrane component of ABC superfamily (Evidence 2a : Function of homologous gene experimentally demonstrated in an other organism; PubMedId : 1447208, 2993631, 3881386; Product type t : transporter), with amino-acid sequence MTAIAPPLALPSPRDQRDARNDRLFRWFLVATVALVLVALACAALSMLWGGRHALQEQGLSFFYSADWNPVENKFGALAPIYGTIVTALIAMLIAVPVSFGIAFFLTEVAPRWLRGPIGTAVEMLAAIPSIIYGMWGLFVLVPVMTEYVTPFLNDYLGELPVIGVLFQGPPLGIGMLTAGFVLAIMVIPFISSVMREVFLTVPTRLKESAYALGSTKWEVSWDIVLPYTRSAVIGGIFLGLGRALGETMAVAFVIGNSVRLTPSLLEPGTTIAALIANDFGEATETYRSALLLLGFVLFIVTFVVLALARLMLLRLSRKEGN; translated from the coding sequence ATGACCGCCATCGCCCCGCCCCTTGCCCTGCCCAGCCCGCGCGACCAGCGCGATGCCCGCAACGACCGCCTGTTCCGCTGGTTTCTGGTCGCCACCGTGGCGCTGGTGCTGGTCGCGCTGGCCTGCGCCGCGCTGTCGATGCTGTGGGGCGGCCGCCATGCACTGCAAGAACAAGGCTTGAGCTTCTTCTACTCGGCCGACTGGAACCCGGTGGAAAACAAGTTCGGCGCGCTCGCGCCGATCTACGGCACCATCGTCACCGCACTGATCGCCATGCTGATCGCGGTGCCGGTGAGCTTCGGCATCGCCTTCTTCCTTACTGAAGTGGCGCCGCGCTGGCTGCGCGGCCCGATCGGCACCGCCGTCGAGATGCTGGCCGCCATTCCGTCCATTATCTACGGCATGTGGGGCCTGTTCGTGCTGGTGCCGGTGATGACCGAATACGTCACCCCGTTCCTCAACGACTACCTCGGCGAACTGCCGGTCATCGGCGTGCTGTTCCAGGGGCCGCCGCTGGGCATCGGCATGCTCACCGCCGGCTTCGTACTCGCGATCATGGTGATTCCGTTCATTTCCTCGGTGATGCGCGAGGTGTTCCTGACCGTACCGACGCGTTTGAAGGAGTCGGCCTACGCACTGGGCTCGACCAAGTGGGAAGTGAGCTGGGACATCGTGCTGCCCTATACCCGCTCGGCGGTGATCGGCGGCATCTTCCTCGGCCTCGGCCGCGCCCTCGGCGAGACAATGGCGGTGGCCTTCGTGATCGGCAACAGCGTGCGCCTGACGCCGTCGCTGCTGGAGCCGGGCACGACGATCGCCGCGCTGATCGCCAACGACTTCGGCGAAGCCACCGAAACCTATCGCTCGGCGCTGCTGCTGCTCGGCTTCGTGCTGTTCATCGTCACCTTCGTGGTGCTCGCCCTCGCCCGCCTGATGCTGCTGCGCCTGTCCCGCAAGGAGGGCAACTGA
- a CDS encoding conserved hypothetical protein (Evidence 4 : Homologs of previously reported genes of unknown function), with product MSAPSASPRQLLQYVLDGNIDAALDAGLMDYVPQPGDAALDPRLPQLLQDTRQRLLDAWAARERHRARTARLARRAAEREARRAPPPAVNAKPALPPAAAAILARAKAKVRNA from the coding sequence ATGTCCGCCCCTTCCGCTTCGCCCCGGCAGTTGCTGCAGTACGTACTGGACGGGAACATCGACGCGGCGCTCGACGCCGGCCTGATGGACTACGTCCCGCAGCCCGGCGACGCGGCGCTGGACCCGCGCCTGCCACAGTTGCTGCAGGACACCCGGCAGCGCCTGCTCGATGCCTGGGCCGCACGCGAGCGCCATCGCGCACGCACGGCGCGCCTGGCACGCCGCGCCGCCGAGCGCGAGGCGCGGCGCGCGCCGCCCCCGGCCGTGAACGCCAAACCCGCCCTGCCCCCGGCAGCGGCCGCGATTCTGGCGCGGGCCAAGGCGAAGGTCAGGAACGCGTGA
- the pstS gene encoding phosphate transporter subunit; periplasmic-binding component of ABC superfamily (Evidence 2a : Function of homologous gene experimentally demonstrated in an other organism; PubMedId : 2215649, 6321434, 6365894, 9228942, 9298646, 9671506; Product type t : transporter), translated as MKLHTTGLAALSLAIALGLSACGDKQAAPSTSTDTRNSAAAGDKVSAEISGAGASFIFPLVSRWSADYNAATGAKVNYQSIGSGGGIAQIKAGTVDFGSSDKPLSSEELAQAGLGQFPSAIGGVVPVVNLEGIQPGQLRLNGQLLADIYLGKIGKWNDAAIAALNPGLALPDTRITLVHRSDGSGTTFNFSNYLSKVSGEWNEKVGEGTSVQWPDGVGGKGNEGVASYVLQMKGALGYVELAYALQNNMPYASLQNAAGNWVQPGAESFAAAAASADWASARDFNLVITNAPGAEAWPITATNFMLMHKQPRDAKRNQQTLAFFKWAFENGRQQADELHYVPLPAELVTQIESYWASEFK; from the coding sequence ATGAAACTGCACACCACCGGCCTTGCCGCCCTTTCCCTGGCCATCGCCTTGGGCCTGTCGGCCTGCGGCGACAAGCAGGCCGCCCCGTCAACCAGTACCGACACCCGCAACTCCGCAGCCGCTGGCGACAAGGTGAGCGCGGAGATCTCCGGCGCCGGCGCGTCCTTCATCTTCCCGCTGGTGTCGCGGTGGTCGGCCGACTACAACGCGGCCACCGGCGCCAAGGTCAACTACCAGTCCATCGGCTCGGGCGGTGGCATCGCCCAGATCAAGGCCGGCACCGTCGACTTCGGCTCCTCGGACAAGCCGCTTTCCAGCGAGGAGCTGGCACAGGCCGGCCTTGGCCAGTTTCCCTCGGCCATCGGCGGCGTGGTGCCGGTGGTGAATCTGGAAGGCATCCAGCCCGGTCAGTTGCGCCTGAACGGCCAGCTGCTGGCCGACATCTACCTCGGCAAGATCGGCAAGTGGAACGATGCGGCCATCGCCGCGCTCAACCCCGGCCTGGCCCTGCCCGACACCCGCATCACCCTGGTGCACCGCTCCGACGGCTCGGGCACCACCTTCAACTTCTCCAATTACCTGTCCAAGGTCAGCGGCGAGTGGAACGAAAAGGTCGGCGAAGGCACCTCGGTGCAGTGGCCGGACGGCGTCGGCGGCAAGGGCAATGAGGGCGTGGCCTCCTACGTGCTGCAGATGAAGGGCGCGCTGGGCTACGTCGAGCTGGCCTACGCGCTGCAGAACAACATGCCGTATGCCTCGCTGCAGAACGCGGCCGGCAACTGGGTGCAACCGGGCGCCGAGAGCTTCGCGGCTGCGGCGGCCAGCGCCGACTGGGCCAGCGCCAGGGATTTCAACCTGGTCATCACCAACGCACCGGGCGCCGAGGCGTGGCCGATCACCGCCACCAACTTCATGTTGATGCACAAGCAGCCCAGGGACGCCAAACGCAACCAGCAGACACTGGCGTTCTTCAAGTGGGCATTCGAGAACGGCCGCCAGCAGGCCGACGAGCTGCATTACGTGCCGCTGCCGGCCGAACTGGTGACGCAGATCGAAAGCTACTGGGCCAGCGAGTTCAAGTGA